In Flavobacterium sp. CS20, a single window of DNA contains:
- a CDS encoding penicillin-binding protein 1A codes for MTAKKKKTDQSKYIKKFWMLYVLLFLFVISIFLLASVGVFGKMPSFEQLENPQTDLATEIISQDGKTLGKYFKQNRTPVDYDQLPKHLVNALVATEDERYYSHSGIDAKGTLRAIAYLGSKGGASTITQQLAKQLFTDMNQTGLANRLTQKIKEWVIATRLEKQYTKDEIIAMYFNIFDFTRGAVGIRSATRIYFGKEPQDLNIEESATLVAMFKNPVLCNPYRDIFKDNALQRRNQVLVQMARNEFITEEEKDSLKALPLELNYTPEYQNDGQATYFRAELKKFMNNWIAENHKEDGELYNLYSDGLKIYTTLDAKAQTYAENAVEAHMKNLQKVFFEKNKNNKTAPFRSLSQKEIDRIIDRSIKNSSRYKQMKKAGVSEDSILASFDKPIQMKVFSWEGKKDTIMTPRDSIYYHKSFLNAGMMSMRPQTGAIKAWVGGIDFEYFKYEHVQQAKRQVGSTFKPFVYATAIDQLHLSPCYKLPNTKFTIPKGKFGLIKDWTPVNSSDDYGEIKTLKQALAESINTITARVIDKTGPQPVLQLVQKLGIDTKNIEPYPSIALGTPDLSVYEMVSAYSTFANKGVYVEPYYVSRIEDKNGTVLYQHKSKTQDVLSYETAYVTVKLLEGVTQYGSGQRLRGTWAKNLPHYKKAVTGYPYDFKNPIAGKTGTTQNQSDGWFIGMVPDLATGVWVGGEDRSIRFTNLTYGQGATMALPIWGMYMKNLYQDEEFEVSAEEFEKPENLSIQVECDNETKDGNNATSQPDYNIDF; via the coding sequence ATGACGGCAAAAAAGAAAAAAACAGACCAGAGCAAATACATCAAAAAATTTTGGATGCTTTATGTATTGCTGTTTCTATTTGTAATATCAATATTTCTACTGGCAAGTGTAGGTGTTTTCGGAAAAATGCCAAGCTTTGAACAATTAGAAAATCCACAAACTGATCTGGCAACAGAAATTATTTCACAAGATGGAAAAACCCTCGGTAAATATTTTAAACAAAACCGAACACCGGTTGATTACGATCAACTTCCTAAACATTTGGTCAATGCCTTAGTCGCTACCGAAGATGAACGATACTATTCGCATTCAGGTATTGACGCCAAAGGTACTTTAAGAGCTATTGCCTATCTCGGCAGTAAAGGTGGTGCAAGTACCATCACACAGCAACTCGCTAAACAGCTTTTTACAGACATGAATCAAACGGGTTTAGCCAATAGATTAACTCAAAAAATCAAAGAATGGGTTATTGCCACACGTCTGGAAAAGCAATATACCAAAGACGAAATCATTGCCATGTATTTCAATATTTTTGACTTTACACGTGGAGCTGTTGGCATACGCTCAGCGACACGTATTTATTTTGGAAAAGAACCACAGGACTTAAATATTGAAGAATCTGCAACTTTGGTTGCGATGTTCAAAAACCCTGTACTGTGCAATCCTTATCGCGATATTTTTAAAGACAACGCACTTCAAAGACGCAATCAAGTGTTAGTGCAAATGGCAAGAAACGAGTTTATCACAGAAGAAGAAAAAGATTCACTAAAGGCATTACCTCTTGAGTTGAATTATACGCCAGAATATCAAAATGACGGTCAAGCCACTTATTTTAGAGCTGAATTAAAAAAATTTATGAATAATTGGATTGCAGAAAATCATAAAGAAGATGGCGAACTCTACAACTTATACAGTGATGGTCTAAAAATTTATACAACACTTGATGCTAAAGCTCAAACTTATGCAGAAAATGCTGTTGAAGCCCACATGAAAAATCTTCAAAAAGTGTTTTTTGAAAAAAATAAAAACAATAAAACAGCTCCTTTTAGAAGTCTTTCCCAAAAAGAAATCGACAGAATAATCGATAGATCTATCAAAAACTCTTCGAGATATAAACAAATGAAAAAGGCTGGTGTATCCGAAGATTCTATTCTGGCTTCGTTTGATAAACCAATCCAAATGAAAGTCTTTAGCTGGGAAGGCAAAAAAGACACCATCATGACTCCAAGAGATTCTATTTATTACCATAAATCATTTTTAAACGCTGGGATGATGTCTATGCGTCCACAAACTGGTGCTATAAAAGCTTGGGTTGGTGGCATTGATTTTGAATACTTTAAATACGAACACGTTCAACAAGCTAAACGACAGGTTGGCTCTACTTTCAAACCTTTTGTTTATGCAACCGCTATCGATCAGCTTCATCTTTCGCCTTGCTATAAACTGCCTAATACAAAGTTTACCATACCTAAAGGAAAATTTGGTTTAATTAAAGACTGGACACCTGTAAATTCTAGTGATGATTACGGAGAAATTAAAACCTTAAAACAAGCTCTTGCTGAATCTATCAATACCATTACCGCAAGAGTAATCGACAAAACTGGTCCTCAACCCGTATTGCAACTGGTTCAAAAATTAGGAATTGATACCAAAAACATTGAACCTTATCCTTCAATAGCTTTAGGAACACCAGATTTGAGTGTTTATGAAATGGTTTCAGCCTACAGCACATTTGCTAACAAAGGCGTTTATGTTGAACCTTACTACGTCAGCAGAATTGAAGATAAAAACGGAACGGTTTTGTATCAACACAAGTCCAAAACGCAAGATGTTTTAAGCTATGAAACGGCTTATGTTACCGTCAAACTTTTAGAAGGTGTAACCCAATACGGTTCAGGTCAACGCTTGAGAGGAACTTGGGCTAAAAATTTACCACACTACAAAAAAGCTGTAACAGGTTATCCCTATGATTTTAAAAACCCTATTGCAGGAAAAACCGGAACCACTCAAAATCAAAGCGATGGTTGGTTTATTGGTATGGTGCCTGATTTGGCTACTGGCGTTTGGGTTGGTGGCGAAGACCGTTCGATTAGATTTACCAACCTCACATATGGTCAAGGAGCAACTATGGCTTTGCCCATTTGGGGAATGTATATGAAAAATCTTTATCAAGATGAAGAATTTGAAGTCTCTGCAGAAGAATTTGAAAAGCCTGAAAACCTAAGTATTCAAGTGGAATGTGATAACGAAACTAAAGACGGTAATAATGCAACATCTCAACCAGATTACAATATCGATTTTTAA
- the purE gene encoding 5-(carboxyamino)imidazole ribonucleotide mutase has protein sequence MKTVAIIMGSTSDLPVMQGAIDILKSFEIPVEVDIVSAHRTPEKLMEYGKSAVNRNIGVIIAGAGGAAHLPGMIASVTALPVIGVPVKSSNSIDGWDSVLSILQMPSGVPVATVALDGAKNAGILAAQILGATQADIRKKVEDYKEQLKQKVIEGAKSLK, from the coding sequence ATGAAAACCGTAGCTATAATTATGGGAAGCACAAGCGATTTGCCAGTGATGCAAGGCGCCATAGATATTTTAAAATCTTTTGAAATTCCAGTAGAGGTCGATATTGTATCGGCTCATCGCACCCCAGAAAAATTGATGGAATATGGCAAATCTGCCGTAAACAGAAATATAGGTGTAATCATCGCTGGAGCCGGTGGTGCAGCCCATTTGCCAGGAATGATTGCTTCGGTTACGGCTTTGCCTGTGATAGGTGTTCCTGTCAAGTCCTCAAATTCAATTGACGGATGGGATTCGGTGTTGTCTATTTTGCAAATGCCCAGTGGTGTTCCTGTGGCTACAGTTGCTTTAGATGGAGCCAAAAATGCAGGCATTCTCGCCGCACAAATTCTCGGTGCAACGCAAGCGGATATCCGCAAAAAAGTTGAAGATTATAAAGAACAGCTGAAACAAAAAGTGATTGAAGGAGCAAAGTCTTTAAAATAG
- a CDS encoding RNA methyltransferase produces MKISSTKNSQIKYLKQLQSKSKLRVGDARFVVEGVREIEMALTYNYQIEKVFFAENLYQSDLNFSDKTEVISISTDVYQHLAYRSSTEGVVALCKSPKHNLKHLKFKASNPLVLVLESPEKPGNIGAILRTADATQVDAIIIANPKTDLYNPNTIRASLGAVFSNQIALGSSKEVYAFLKEHSFYMYSATLQNSNSYLNEDYKNNTAFVMGSEAYGLTEFWRNQPDIQAINIPMLGQIDSMNLSVSTAVLTFEALRQRRSKV; encoded by the coding sequence ATGAAAATCAGTAGCACCAAAAACTCTCAAATTAAATATTTAAAACAACTCCAATCCAAATCAAAACTTAGAGTTGGCGATGCCCGTTTTGTCGTTGAAGGCGTTAGAGAAATTGAAATGGCGTTGACCTATAATTATCAAATCGAAAAAGTTTTTTTTGCTGAAAATCTCTATCAATCTGATTTGAATTTTTCTGATAAAACTGAAGTGATTTCTATTTCAACTGATGTTTATCAACATTTGGCTTATCGATCTAGCACAGAAGGTGTTGTGGCCTTGTGCAAAAGTCCTAAACATAATTTAAAACATTTGAAATTTAAAGCCTCAAATCCTTTAGTTTTAGTTTTAGAATCGCCAGAAAAACCAGGAAATATCGGAGCTATTCTTCGCACCGCAGACGCGACTCAGGTCGATGCAATCATCATTGCCAACCCCAAAACAGACTTGTATAATCCCAATACGATTAGGGCGAGTTTGGGTGCGGTGTTTTCAAACCAAATTGCCCTTGGATCTTCAAAAGAAGTTTATGCGTTTTTAAAAGAACATTCATTTTATATGTATTCAGCAACTTTGCAAAATTCAAATTCTTATTTAAATGAAGATTATAAAAACAACACAGCTTTTGTGATGGGTTCAGAAGCCTATGGTTTAACAGAGTTTTGGAGAAATCAACCTGACATCCAAGCCATAAATATTCCGATGTTAGGCCAAATCGACTCGATGAATCTTTCAGTTTCTACTGCTGTTTTGACTTTTGAAGCTCTTAGGCAAAGGCGATCTAAAGTTTAA
- the rsmA gene encoding 16S rRNA (adenine(1518)-N(6)/adenine(1519)-N(6))-dimethyltransferase RsmA has product MANTKNHFQKLSQLVRPKKFFGQHFLKDETIAQKIADALNYEAFDKLIEIGPGTGMLTKFLLKKPVELFAFEIDKDSIAFLNEHILNPLENQSRFKIIDQDFLKADLETILDDDSFGIIGNFPYNISSQILFKTIELRNVVPEFAGMFQKEVAKRICAESGNKTYGILSVLTQAFYETKYLFTVKPQVFNPPPKVDSGVIKLTRRENYKLDCDEKLFFKVVKTAFQQRRKTLRNSLKTFNLSDNLKSDLIFAQRPERLSYQDFVDLTQKIAKDAV; this is encoded by the coding sequence ATGGCGAACACCAAAAATCATTTTCAGAAATTATCTCAACTTGTTCGCCCAAAAAAGTTTTTTGGACAACATTTTCTGAAAGATGAAACCATTGCCCAAAAAATAGCTGATGCATTAAATTATGAAGCTTTTGATAAACTCATAGAAATAGGTCCTGGCACAGGAATGCTTACCAAATTTTTACTCAAAAAACCTGTTGAACTTTTTGCCTTTGAAATCGATAAAGACTCTATAGCATTTCTCAACGAACATATTTTAAACCCACTTGAAAACCAATCTCGTTTTAAAATCATTGACCAAGATTTTTTAAAAGCAGATTTAGAAACTATTTTAGATGACGATAGCTTTGGAATCATAGGTAATTTTCCTTACAATATTTCCAGTCAAATTTTATTTAAAACCATAGAATTAAGAAATGTTGTACCTGAATTTGCGGGTATGTTTCAAAAAGAAGTCGCCAAACGCATTTGTGCAGAAAGCGGTAATAAAACATATGGTATTCTATCTGTACTAACTCAAGCGTTTTACGAAACTAAATATTTATTTACTGTAAAGCCTCAGGTGTTTAATCCACCGCCAAAAGTAGATAGTGGTGTAATCAAATTGACCCGTAGAGAAAACTACAAATTAGATTGCGACGAAAAATTATTTTTTAAAGTGGTTAAAACCGCTTTTCAACAACGCCGAAAAACCCTTCGTAACAGTTTAAAAACATTCAATTTGAGCGATAATTTAAAATCTGACCTTATCTTTGCTCAACGACCCGAAAGATTAAGTTATCAAGATTTTGTTGATTTAACCCAAAAAATAGCTAAAGATGCAGTTTGA
- a CDS encoding peptidoglycan DD-metalloendopeptidase family protein — MFKIYLAFLSFIMVFSCQDNSSTTEINPIKESQIAKTPVEKKIKAFGFTLNDFEVVNDTVAKGDFFGSIMDKHGITPNEVYKITHSISDTIFNFKRINVGKPYTILKTKDSLSKPYAFIYENNKIDYTKVFLSDSIYAEKSKKPVTIKTKTASGVINSSLSLTIDEAGLDYMLTNRLADIYQWTIDFFRIQPGDRFKIVYKEKYINDSIYAGIESVDAAVFVHDDKPYYAFEFEVDSITGRTEYFDESAKTLRRFFLKAPVQYSRISSRYSPRRFHPVQKRWKAHKGTDYAASRGTPIWSTADGVVIKSSYTRGNGNYVKIKHTNKYTTQYLHMSKRAVKVGQRVKQGEIIGYVGSTGLATGPHVCYRFWVYGSQVDPYKQDLPDAKPMPESLKPKYFNYIENLKKQLDYNFLQENRQSIANLK, encoded by the coding sequence ATGTTTAAAATTTACCTTGCTTTTTTGTCTTTTATAATGGTTTTTAGTTGTCAAGATAACAGCTCTACAACAGAAATAAACCCTATTAAAGAATCCCAAATTGCAAAAACTCCAGTAGAAAAAAAAATAAAAGCCTTTGGGTTTACGCTTAATGATTTTGAAGTTGTAAACGATACCGTAGCAAAAGGTGATTTTTTTGGCTCTATTATGGATAAACATGGTATAACTCCAAATGAAGTTTATAAAATCACACATAGTATTTCCGATACTATTTTTAATTTTAAACGCATCAATGTCGGCAAACCCTATACGATTTTAAAAACAAAAGATAGTCTATCAAAACCTTATGCTTTTATTTATGAAAACAACAAAATAGACTATACCAAAGTTTTTCTAAGCGATAGCATTTATGCTGAAAAATCCAAAAAACCTGTGACTATTAAAACTAAAACGGCTTCAGGTGTTATCAATTCTTCTTTGTCTCTAACAATTGATGAAGCCGGTTTAGATTATATGTTGACTAATCGTTTGGCTGACATCTATCAATGGACAATCGACTTTTTTAGAATTCAACCTGGCGATCGATTTAAAATTGTTTATAAAGAAAAATACATAAATGACAGTATTTACGCTGGAATAGAAAGTGTTGATGCCGCGGTTTTTGTGCATGATGATAAGCCATATTATGCTTTTGAATTTGAAGTTGATTCAATTACAGGCAGAACTGAGTATTTTGATGAGAGTGCTAAAACTTTAAGACGATTTTTCTTAAAAGCACCCGTTCAATATTCACGCATTTCGTCTCGATATAGTCCAAGGCGATTTCATCCCGTCCAAAAACGTTGGAAAGCCCATAAAGGAACAGATTATGCTGCTTCTCGCGGAACACCTATTTGGTCCACAGCCGACGGTGTTGTCATTAAATCAAGCTATACAAGAGGTAATGGAAATTATGTTAAAATAAAACACACCAACAAATACACTACACAGTATTTACACATGAGTAAACGTGCTGTCAAAGTGGGTCAACGCGTTAAACAAGGTGAAATAATTGGCTATGTTGGCAGTACAGGTTTAGCCACTGGACCACATGTTTGTTATAGATTTTGGGTTTACGGTAGCCAAGTTGATCCTTACAAACAAGACTTGCCAGACGCAAAACCAATGCCTGAAAGCTTGAAACCAAAATATTTCAACTATATTGAAAATCTCAAAAAACAACTCGATTATAATTTCTTACAGGAAAACCGACAAAGTATAGCCAATTTAAAATAA
- the hemB gene encoding porphobilinogen synthase: MYPYQRPRRLRKSQAIRDLVQENRLHPDDFIVPLFIVEGQNIKEEIPSMPNYYRMSLDLIKQEVRDLWAMGLKSVLLFVKVDDKFKDNTGLSAIDDNGLMQQAIKSIKDTVPEMYVMTDVALDPFSSLGHDGIVKNGKIINDESVQILAKMALSHTQAGADMVAPSDMMDGRIGAIREILEKNGFDDTGILSYSAKYASAFYGPFRDALDSAPVDEADVPKDKSTYQMNSANRKEAITETLLDIEEGADIVMVKPGLCYLDIVRDLANTIEQPIAVYQVSGEYAMIKAASQQGWLDHDAVMIEQLTAFKRAGASLIASYFARDVVRLLS; the protein is encoded by the coding sequence ATGTATCCATACCAACGCCCAAGACGATTAAGAAAAAGCCAAGCCATCAGAGATTTGGTTCAAGAAAACCGTTTGCATCCTGATGATTTTATTGTGCCTTTATTTATAGTTGAAGGTCAGAATATCAAAGAAGAAATTCCATCAATGCCTAATTATTATCGGATGAGTTTAGATTTGATTAAACAAGAAGTCAGAGACTTATGGGCTATGGGCTTAAAATCGGTCTTACTTTTTGTAAAAGTGGATGACAAATTCAAAGACAATACTGGTTTATCTGCTATTGATGATAATGGTTTAATGCAACAAGCTATCAAAAGCATTAAAGATACTGTTCCTGAAATGTACGTGATGACTGATGTGGCTTTAGATCCATTTTCATCTTTAGGCCACGACGGCATTGTTAAAAACGGAAAAATCATCAATGACGAAAGTGTGCAAATTCTTGCCAAAATGGCTTTAAGTCATACTCAAGCTGGTGCCGATATGGTTGCTCCAAGCGATATGATGGATGGCCGCATTGGAGCCATCAGAGAAATATTAGAAAAAAATGGGTTTGATGATACAGGTATTTTAAGTTATTCGGCTAAATATGCATCAGCCTTTTATGGTCCGTTTCGAGATGCTTTAGACTCTGCACCCGTTGATGAAGCTGATGTACCCAAAGACAAAAGTACTTACCAAATGAATTCTGCCAATCGCAAAGAAGCCATAACCGAAACGCTTTTAGACATTGAAGAAGGTGCAGACATCGTGATGGTCAAACCTGGCTTGTGTTATTTAGATATCGTCAGAGATTTAGCCAATACGATTGAGCAACCCATAGCGGTTTATCAAGTCAGCGGCGAATATGCCATGATAAAAGCCGCTTCACAACAAGGTTGGCTTGACCACGATGCGGTGATGATAGAACAACTCACCGCCTTCAAACGTGCTGGTGCATCTTTGATTGCGAGTTATTTTGCGAGGGATGTGGTAAGACTACTAAGTTAA
- a CDS encoding gliding motility lipoprotein GldH, whose product MLKQILAISLLLFCFGACQNKPFYYESKSFDGFWHKDSIAKFEFKAPDTTKNYNFFIHIKNTADYQYSNLFLITAMQFPHGKIIVDTLEYKMAFKDGRLMGQGFGSLKHNKLWYKENLKFNEQGQYQLKIKQAMRKANETNTLAKLKGIEEVGFSFELANPEKS is encoded by the coding sequence ATGCTTAAACAAATTTTAGCCATAAGTTTATTGCTCTTCTGTTTTGGAGCTTGCCAAAACAAGCCTTTTTATTATGAATCTAAGTCTTTTGATGGATTTTGGCATAAAGATAGTATAGCTAAATTTGAATTTAAAGCACCTGATACTACCAAAAATTATAATTTTTTTATCCATATTAAAAACACAGCAGATTATCAATACAGCAATTTGTTTCTTATAACAGCTATGCAATTTCCACATGGTAAGATTATTGTAGATACTTTAGAATACAAAATGGCGTTTAAAGATGGAAGACTTATGGGACAAGGTTTTGGAAGTTTAAAACACAATAAACTTTGGTATAAAGAAAACCTTAAATTTAATGAGCAAGGACAATATCAATTAAAAATAAAACAGGCTATGCGTAAAGCCAATGAAACCAATACATTGGCCAAACTCAAAGGTATTGAAGAAGTTGGCTTTAGTTTTGAATTAGCAAATCCTGAAAAATCATGA
- the msrB gene encoding peptide-methionine (R)-S-oxide reductase MsrB, whose product MKNLKDTDWKSKLSPEAYEVLRKKATEPPHSGKYNMHFENGTYVCKGCGAELFDSDTKFDSGCGWPSFDKAKEGAVRYEPDHSLGMKRVEILCNNCDGHLGHVFDDGPTETGQRYCVNSLSLNFNPKNK is encoded by the coding sequence ATGAAAAATCTAAAAGATACCGATTGGAAATCAAAACTTTCTCCTGAAGCATATGAAGTTTTAAGAAAAAAAGCCACCGAGCCACCACATTCAGGAAAGTATAATATGCATTTTGAAAATGGCACTTATGTATGCAAAGGTTGCGGTGCTGAATTATTTGATAGTGACACCAAATTTGATAGTGGATGCGGTTGGCCAAGTTTTGATAAAGCCAAAGAAGGAGCTGTTCGCTACGAACCCGATCACTCTCTTGGAATGAAACGTGTAGAAATATTATGTAACAATTGCGACGGTCATCTCGGTCATGTTTTTGATGATGGTCCAACCGAAACAGGACAACGCTACTGTGTTAACTCCTTAAGTTTGAATTTTAATCCTAAAAATAAATAA
- the msrB gene encoding peptide-methionine (R)-S-oxide reductase MsrB produces the protein MKTFLSFILIFSLYSCQSSAQDEKSKKNNYEVTKTDAEWKAELSDIEYQVLREAGTERAFTSELLEVKQPGTFVCAACGNPLYKTKHKFDSGTSWPSFDRAIEGSVVLSSDKKIGYKRTELLCAKCGSHLGHMFNDGPSETTGKRHCINGVALNFVSKKIKKIKE, from the coding sequence ATGAAAACATTTCTATCATTTATTCTTATATTCAGCTTATATAGTTGTCAATCTTCAGCTCAAGACGAAAAAAGCAAAAAAAATAATTATGAAGTAACTAAAACGGATGCTGAATGGAAAGCCGAGCTCAGCGATATAGAATATCAAGTTTTACGTGAAGCAGGAACTGAAAGAGCATTTACAAGTGAATTACTTGAGGTAAAACAACCTGGTACATTTGTCTGTGCAGCCTGCGGTAACCCTTTATATAAAACCAAACACAAATTTGATAGCGGAACAAGTTGGCCGAGTTTTGACCGTGCTATTGAAGGAAGTGTAGTTTTATCTTCTGATAAAAAAATTGGATATAAAAGAACCGAATTGCTTTGTGCAAAATGCGGTAGCCATCTCGGTCATATGTTCAACGATGGTCCAAGTGAAACCACAGGCAAAAGACACTGCATTAATGGTGTGGCATTAAACTTTGTTTCAAAAAAAATAAAAAAAATAAAAGAATGA
- a CDS encoding regulatory iron-sulfur-containing complex subunit RicT, with protein MGCGSCSTQKDGTPKGCKNNGTCGTDRRNKLSVFDWLSNMQLPKGQDAFDMVEVRFKNGRKEFFRNPENIQIYMGDVVATEAQSGHDIGIVSLTGELVKVQMKKKKAKPEGDDFPKIYRKANQKDIDVWQKYRQKEEEVKIKARQIAIRLKLKMKISDVEFQGDGSKAIFYYTAEQRVDFRDLIKEYAYVFKVRIEMKQIGLRQEASRLGGIGSCGRELCCSTWLTDFRSVKTSARRYQQLSLNPLKLAGQCGKLKCCLNYELDMYVEALKDFPKSDYKLITKKGKASLQKMDIFKRKLWYAYFDEPNPWHELDVDDVNDIIQAEKQNKPVDCLEDFVDDTPTQTIDYSNVVGQDSLTRFDKPKRKKRRKKRKPRQNQHKKNSN; from the coding sequence ATGGGATGTGGAAGTTGCTCGACTCAAAAAGATGGCACGCCAAAAGGCTGTAAAAATAACGGTACATGTGGAACAGACAGGCGCAATAAACTCAGTGTTTTTGATTGGTTGTCTAATATGCAATTGCCCAAAGGTCAAGATGCCTTTGATATGGTAGAAGTCCGATTTAAAAACGGAAGAAAAGAATTTTTTAGAAATCCAGAAAACATACAAATTTATATGGGCGATGTTGTGGCTACAGAAGCACAATCTGGTCATGATATTGGTATTGTAAGCTTAACTGGTGAATTGGTCAAAGTTCAAATGAAGAAGAAAAAAGCCAAACCTGAAGGAGATGATTTCCCGAAAATTTATCGTAAAGCTAACCAAAAAGATATTGATGTTTGGCAAAAATACCGTCAAAAAGAAGAAGAGGTAAAAATCAAAGCTAGACAAATCGCTATTAGACTAAAGCTGAAAATGAAAATCAGCGATGTCGAGTTTCAAGGCGATGGCTCTAAAGCTATATTTTACTACACAGCTGAACAACGTGTTGACTTTAGAGACTTAATCAAAGAATACGCTTATGTTTTTAAAGTCCGTATTGAAATGAAACAAATCGGCTTACGTCAAGAAGCATCTCGCCTTGGTGGCATCGGTTCATGTGGCAGAGAACTTTGTTGTTCAACATGGCTTACCGATTTTAGATCTGTCAAAACCTCTGCAAGACGATACCAACAGTTGTCTTTAAATCCATTGAAATTGGCTGGTCAGTGCGGAAAACTCAAATGTTGTCTCAATTACGAATTGGATATGTATGTTGAAGCACTTAAAGATTTTCCAAAATCAGATTATAAACTAATCACCAAAAAAGGAAAAGCCAGTTTACAAAAAATGGATATCTTTAAACGAAAACTATGGTATGCTTACTTTGATGAACCCAATCCTTGGCACGAATTAGACGTTGATGATGTTAATGATATTATTCAAGCCGAAAAACAAAACAAACCTGTGGATTGCTTAGAAGATTTTGTTGACGACACACCAACTCAAACCATAGATTATTCTAATGTTGTTGGTCAAGATAGTTTGACACGTTTTGACAAACCCAAACGCAAAAAACGCCGTAAAAAAAGAAAACCAAGACAAAACCAACATAAAAAGAATTCAAATTAA
- the hemF gene encoding oxygen-dependent coproporphyrinogen oxidase, with the protein MKDFFYNYILNLQNRITSTLEEIDSKAKFHEDQWQRKEGGGGKTRVIQNGDVFEKGGVNISAVHGPLAQSVQKYFNVEDCDFYACGLSLVLHPKNPFVPTVHANWRYFEMFDKSGKMIDQWFGGGLDLTPYYLFEEDAKHFHQVCKTACDKHNSQFYHKYKKQCDDYFWNHHRQEGRGIGGLFFDYLKPTADRDIDQWHDFVTEVGDSFLEAYIPIVEKRKDIPYEKHHRDWQEIRRGRYVEFNLVHDKGTLFGLKTNGRIESILMSLPPHVQWRYDYQPEKNSKEEQLIQVLQHPKDWINS; encoded by the coding sequence ATGAAAGACTTTTTTTACAATTATATCTTAAATCTTCAAAACAGAATTACTTCTACTCTTGAAGAAATTGACAGCAAAGCCAAATTTCACGAAGACCAATGGCAAAGAAAAGAAGGTGGTGGCGGAAAAACACGAGTCATTCAAAATGGTGATGTTTTTGAAAAAGGCGGCGTCAATATCTCCGCAGTCCACGGTCCATTAGCACAATCTGTGCAAAAGTATTTTAATGTTGAAGATTGTGATTTTTATGCTTGTGGTTTGAGTTTGGTGCTTCATCCTAAAAATCCTTTTGTCCCAACAGTACACGCCAATTGGCGGTATTTTGAGATGTTTGATAAATCGGGGAAAATGATAGATCAATGGTTTGGTGGTGGATTGGATTTAACGCCGTATTATCTGTTTGAAGAAGACGCTAAACATTTTCATCAGGTTTGTAAAACGGCTTGTGATAAGCACAATTCACAATTTTATCACAAATATAAAAAACAATGTGATGACTATTTTTGGAATCATCATCGCCAAGAAGGTCGAGGTATTGGTGGTTTGTTTTTTGATTACCTAAAACCCACTGCTGACAGAGATATTGACCAATGGCATGATTTTGTTACCGAAGTTGGCGATAGTTTCCTTGAAGCTTATATTCCTATTGTAGAAAAACGAAAAGATATACCTTATGAGAAGCATCATAGAGACTGGCAAGAAATACGACGTGGTCGCTATGTTGAGTTTAATTTAGTGCATGATAAAGGCACTTTATTTGGTCTTAAAACCAACGGTCGCATAGAAAGTATTTTGATGAGTTTGCCACCACATGTGCAATGGCGATATGATTATCAACCTGAGAAAAACTCAAAAGAAGAACAATTAATTCAAGTTTTACAACATCCAAAAGATTGGATAAATTCATAA